The Asticcacaulis sp. EMRT-3 region GCCGTGCCGCGCGCCCTGGCAGGCCTTTTGCGCCTTGTCTTTTCGCGCCGCAGCCATTTGCGTCCCGGTGAGCGTTACGCCATCGCCTTCCAGCAGTTAGGCCCCGCCTTTATCAAGCTCGGACAGGTACTCTCGACGCGCGGCGACATCTTCGGCGAACAGTTCATCCGCGATCTCAGCCACCTGAAGGACAGCCTGCCGCCCTTTCCGAAAGCCGTGGCCGAGGCTTCGGTGCGCGAATCGCTCGGCAAACCGGTCGAGAGCATTTTCGCCGAATTTGGCGAGGTGATCGGCTCGGCCTCCATCGCTCAGGCCCACGAGGCCGTGCTGCATGACGGGCGCAAGGTGGCGGTCAAGATCCTGCGCCCCGGTATCGAAGACATCATCGCGCGCGACATCGATATGCTGACACTGGGCGCAGGGCTTTTGGCCTTTGTGTCCAAAAACTCGCGCCGTCTGGAACCCAAGGCCTTTGTCGAAACCGTGGCCACATCGTTGCGCCTCGAACTCGATCTGCGGCTGGAGGCTTCGGCCTGTGACGAGATTGGCAAGATCATCAATGGCGAGCCGTGGATGAGCGCGCCCGCCGTGGTCTGGCATCAGGTATCGCGGCGTGTGATCGTCACTGAATGGGCGAAAGGCACGCCTTTGTCACGCGCCGAAGCGCTCGACCTGCCGGGCCTCGACCGTAAGGAACTGGCCGATAATCTGATCCGCGCCTTCCTGTCGCAGGCGCTCGATCATGGCGTTTTCCACGCCGACCTGCACGAGGGCAATCTGTTCGTCACCGCGCCCGCCCACCTGACCGCCATCGATTTCGGCATTGTCGGCCGCCTGCGCCCCAAGGAGCGGCGCTATCTGGCCGAAATGCTGTGGGGTTTCCTGCGCCGCGATTACAAGCGCGTGGCCGAGGTGCATTTCGAGGCCGGTTACGTGCCATCGCACCATAATGTCGATTCGTTCGCGCAAGCCCTGCGCGCTGTCGGTGAGCCGGTGCTGGGCCAGAAGGCGACCGAAGTGTCGATGGGCCGCCTGCTCACCCAGCTTTTCGAGATCACCGCCCAGTTCGACATGCACCTGCGCCCCGAACTGGTTTTGCTGCAAAAGACGATGGTGTCGGTGGAAGGCGTGGCGCGGCGCATCTATCCTGAGCATAATCTGTGGGAAGCGGCCCGCCCTGTGGTAAAAGACTGGATCGCCCGCGAACTGTCGCCGCTGGTCGAGGCGAAGCGCCTGCTGGAAAAGCTGGTCGAGCGTCTCAACCATGAACCCGCCGACCGTGACCTGCTGCTGCAAAAGCACAGCGAAAGCTTACGCTCTGACATCCGCCGTGGTCAGGGACTGGCCGTGGCGGCGCTGATCGTGTCGTGCGCGGCGCTGGCCGTTATGGTGTGGCTGGTGGTGCGGGCCTAAGATCCTTGCGGATATAGGCGGTCACGCCCTCATTGATCTTGCGCTGGGTGGGCGAAAGCCGGTCTGTGGCCAGCGGCACATAATCGGCCATCAGCGCTTTTGTTTGCGGATCGGCGGCGATCCAGCCCGGCCAGTCGAATGGCCCCAAGCCGACCAGCACAATATCGGGGCGCTTTGTTAGATCATGATTGACAGCACGGCGATCCACACGCAGCCAGTTTTCAAGACGGGCGCGTTTGGCCGGATCGGTTTCGATCTGCAAAAGATAACGGGCATTGAGCGTGATCCAGCGGCTCGAATAGGTGCCGACCCATGTGCCGTGCACTTCGGTGGTGATCGGATGACCGGGGCGCTGATCGAAGGTAATCGACATCACGGATGGATGCTTAACGGCCGCACGAATGGCCGGTACGACACCTCCGCCCAGATAGCCGAAGAGAAGGAAGTAGCCGAGCGGACTCGTGGCCAGCACCAATGCCGCCAGACTGGCCAATAAGCGGCGCTCACCGCGCTGGTCGTTCGGGCGGGTAAAGCCCGTCTCGGTGCATAATAACACCGCCAGCAAGGTGGGCAGGATAAACATCATCGCATGGTACGGCCAGCCGCGTCCCTGCTCAACGAAGCTGACAACAAACCCTGCCGATGCGGTCATCAGAACCAGGGGTGCCGGATCAAAAACGCGCTTGCCGCACGCCGCATACAGGCAGGCAATGGACAGCAGCCACATCATGACCTTTACCGATATGCCGGGCGCAAAAAAAGACAGCCGCATCGGCGCATAAATATCATACAACATCGGCACAATATTATGCAGATAGACCGGTATTTCGCGCCAGACCCAGACGGCGTACAACACGGTCAGACTGGCCGCCAAGAGGGCTTCCGGGCAAAGAAGCAGGCGCAGATTGCGCCGCCGAACAGCCAGAATCCCATAGACGGCCACGATCCCGTACACGAAAAACGGTTTGATCATCGGGGCCATGCCCGCGCCCAGACCGGCGATCAGGATCAGCCAGACCGGTACAGTTTGGCGGGCCATGCGCAGCATGGCAACGCCCAGAATCGGCGTCAGCAGGAGTAGGGCAACATGCTCTCTTTGACCAAAGGCCTCCAGAGGCGCGACCAGCAAAACCATCAGCATGACCGGCAACAACCATGCCGTCGTCTCACCGGCGCGGCGGGCGCAGATGCTCAGTACCCACGCGGCACCGCTACCGCCCACCAGCATCATGGCCGTGAAGACAGCTTCGGCGGGGAGGTGGGTCAGTTTTTCGATAACCGCCGCCGGCATGTAGATAAAAATGGCCATCGGCGGATTGGTTTCGACGATGTCAACATACAACCGCTTACCTGACAAAACAGCGCGGCAGACACTCATCAGCCAGTCAATATCGGCGTCCAGTGGCGCGAACACCCGGATCAGCACGGCCAGAAAAATCACCGCCACGCTGACAGTGCGGGGATCGACGAACGACCAGACACCAGCGGGTCTGGCCGTCTGGCTTTCCGGTGTGGGGGCTGGCGCGCGTTCAAACATGGCCGCCAGACTAGCGGCCAGCGGTTACAATACCGCTAAAACGGCCTCAGGTTTTCGCGGCGGGCGTGACGCCGAGATGGGCCAGCAGGTCGCTGATCCTGATCGAGGCGAAATGGATGCTCGAATCGGCCACGCCATAGGGCATGAAGATCCATTCGCCGCAGCGCATGGCCCCGCAGGTATAGATGA contains the following coding sequences:
- the ubiB gene encoding 2-polyprenylphenol 6-hydroxylase; this translates as MASPGSWLRMMRAGFVLLRYDALIPKEASHHLPAVPRALAGLLRLVFSRRSHLRPGERYAIAFQQLGPAFIKLGQVLSTRGDIFGEQFIRDLSHLKDSLPPFPKAVAEASVRESLGKPVESIFAEFGEVIGSASIAQAHEAVLHDGRKVAVKILRPGIEDIIARDIDMLTLGAGLLAFVSKNSRRLEPKAFVETVATSLRLELDLRLEASACDEIGKIINGEPWMSAPAVVWHQVSRRVIVTEWAKGTPLSRAEALDLPGLDRKELADNLIRAFLSQALDHGVFHADLHEGNLFVTAPAHLTAIDFGIVGRLRPKERRYLAEMLWGFLRRDYKRVAEVHFEAGYVPSHHNVDSFAQALRAVGEPVLGQKATEVSMGRLLTQLFEITAQFDMHLRPELVLLQKTMVSVEGVARRIYPEHNLWEAARPVVKDWIARELSPLVEAKRLLEKLVERLNHEPADRDLLLQKHSESLRSDIRRGQGLAVAALIVSCAALAVMVWLVVRA